In Malania oleifera isolate guangnan ecotype guangnan chromosome 8, ASM2987363v1, whole genome shotgun sequence, a single window of DNA contains:
- the LOC131162285 gene encoding UDP-glucuronate:xylan alpha-glucuronosyltransferase 2 isoform X1, whose translation MMMKAAPSKALVIRINLVFLAFFLVIYAALLLRPSSSVYQENAASLVRCSLRECHHKEENGIKMKAVLEERQADEWEPKRNMTKREKPSFMNEMGRGMKIGMVNMEEEDVREWTVHGETIPVHFDRVSEFFEWKDLFPEWIDEEEEIDGPACPEIPMPEFKRYREMDMIVAKLPCKFPEEGWGREVLRLQVHLVAANLAVKKGRRGWGGRTKVVVLSKCRPMMEMFRCDDMVAREGDWWFFRPEMGKLEQKVSLPVGSCKLALPLWDKGIDETYDASKIRSHTKKTARREAYATVIHSSESYVCGAITLAQSLRQAGTTRDLILLMDNHSISDPKRAALAAAGWQIRFIKRIRNPRAQKKTYNEYNYSKFRLWQLTDYDKIVFIDSDIIVLRNLDILFRFPQISATGNDASIFNSGIMVIEPSKCTFRILMDLRNDVVSYNGGDQGFLNEVFFWWHRLPRRVNFLKNFWSNSTVEAGLKNQLFGSDPPKLYSIHYIGLKPWLCYRDYDCNWDIGDQRVYASEVAHKRWWKVHDAMDDGLQKFCALTPRRKFELEWNRKKAREAGLPGDYWKINVTDPRRLV comes from the exons ATGATGATGAAGGCTGCTCCTTCAAAGGCTCTGGTTATCAGAATCAACCTGGTTTTCCTTGCTTTCTTCTTGGTTATCTATGCTGCCCTTCTTCTCCGGCCGTCCTCCTCTGTCTACCAAGAGAATGCTGCATCGCTGGTTCGGTGCTCGTTGCGCGAATGCCATCACAAG GAGGAGAATGGCATCAAGATGAAGGCAGTGTTGGAAGAGAGACAAGCGGATGAGTGGGAGCCAAAAAGGAACATGACAAAGAGAGAAAAGCCAAGCTTCATGAATGAAATGGGGAGGGGGATGAAGATTGGAATGGTGAATATGGAAGAAGAGGACGTGAGAGAATGGACAGTTCATGGAGAAACCATACCAGTCCATTTTGATCGAGTTTCGGAGTTTTTCGAATGGAAGGACTTGTTTCCAGAGTGGATAGATGAGGAAGAAGAGATCGATGGGCCGGCTTGCCCCGAGATACCGATGCCAGAGTTTAAGAGATATCGAGAAATGGACATGATAGTGGCGAAGCTGCCATGCAAGTTCCCGGAAGAGGGGTGGGGAAGGGAGGTGTTGAGGCTGCAAGTACACCTGGTGGCGGCCAACTTGGCGGTGAAGAAAGGGAGGAGAGGTTGGGGAGGGAGGACTAAAGTGGTGGTTCTGAGCAAGTGTAGGCCGATGATGGAAATGTTCCGGTGCGATGACATGGTGGCCCGGGAAGGGGATTGGTGGTTTTTCCGGCCGGAGATGGGGAAGTTGGAGCAGAAGGTCTCCTTGCCTGTTGGGTCGTGCAAGTTGGCTTTGCCTCTCTGGGACAAAG GCATAGATGAAACCTACGATGCCTCAAAAATCCGCAGCCACACGAAGAAGACGGCCAGACGAGAAGCCTACGCCACCGTAATCCACTCCTCCGAATCCTACGTATGCGGCGCCATAACCCTGGCCCAGAGCCTCCGGCAAGCCGGCACGACCCGCGATCTCATCCTCCTCATGGACAACCACTCCATCTCCGACCCGAAGCGCGCCGCCCTCGCAGCCGCCGGCTGGCAGATCCGCTTCATCAAGCGCATCCGCAACCCCCGCGCCCAGAAGAAAACGTACAACGAGTACAACTACAGCAAGTTCCGCCTCTGGCAGCTCACCGACTACGACAAGATCGTCTTCATCGACTCCGACATTATCGTCCTCCGCAACCTCGACATCCTCTTCCGGTTCCCCCAGATATCGGCCACAGGCAACGACGCCTCCATCTTCAACTCCGGCATCATGGTCATCGAGCCCTCCAAGTGCACCTTCCGCATCCTCATGGACCTCCGCAACGACGTCGTCTCCTACAACGGCGGCGACCAGGGGTTCCTAAACGAGGTCTTCTTCTGGTGGCACCGCCTGCCGCGGCGGGTCAACTTTTTGAAGAACTTCTGGTCAAACTCCACGGTGGAGGCGGGGCTCAAGAACCAGCTGTTCGGGTCGGACCCTCCGAAGCTCTACTCCATCCACTACATCGGGTTGAAGCCATGGCTGTGCTACAGGGACTACGACTGCAACTGGGACATCGGGGACCAGAGGGTATACGCCAGCGAAGTGGCGCACAAGCGGTGGTGGAAGGTTCACGACGCCATGGACGATGGATTGCAGAAGTTCTGTGCGCTGACGCCGAGGAGGAAGTTTGAGCTGGAGTGGAATAGGAAGAAGGCCAGGGAGGCGGGTTTGCCCGGCGACTATTGGAAGATCAACGTTACGGATCCTAGACGGTTGGTTTGA
- the LOC131162285 gene encoding UDP-glucuronate:xylan alpha-glucuronosyltransferase 2 isoform X2 has translation MPSQGKEENGIKMKAVLEERQADEWEPKRNMTKREKPSFMNEMGRGMKIGMVNMEEEDVREWTVHGETIPVHFDRVSEFFEWKDLFPEWIDEEEEIDGPACPEIPMPEFKRYREMDMIVAKLPCKFPEEGWGREVLRLQVHLVAANLAVKKGRRGWGGRTKVVVLSKCRPMMEMFRCDDMVAREGDWWFFRPEMGKLEQKVSLPVGSCKLALPLWDKGIDETYDASKIRSHTKKTARREAYATVIHSSESYVCGAITLAQSLRQAGTTRDLILLMDNHSISDPKRAALAAAGWQIRFIKRIRNPRAQKKTYNEYNYSKFRLWQLTDYDKIVFIDSDIIVLRNLDILFRFPQISATGNDASIFNSGIMVIEPSKCTFRILMDLRNDVVSYNGGDQGFLNEVFFWWHRLPRRVNFLKNFWSNSTVEAGLKNQLFGSDPPKLYSIHYIGLKPWLCYRDYDCNWDIGDQRVYASEVAHKRWWKVHDAMDDGLQKFCALTPRRKFELEWNRKKAREAGLPGDYWKINVTDPRRLV, from the exons ATGCCATCACAAGGTAAG GAGGAGAATGGCATCAAGATGAAGGCAGTGTTGGAAGAGAGACAAGCGGATGAGTGGGAGCCAAAAAGGAACATGACAAAGAGAGAAAAGCCAAGCTTCATGAATGAAATGGGGAGGGGGATGAAGATTGGAATGGTGAATATGGAAGAAGAGGACGTGAGAGAATGGACAGTTCATGGAGAAACCATACCAGTCCATTTTGATCGAGTTTCGGAGTTTTTCGAATGGAAGGACTTGTTTCCAGAGTGGATAGATGAGGAAGAAGAGATCGATGGGCCGGCTTGCCCCGAGATACCGATGCCAGAGTTTAAGAGATATCGAGAAATGGACATGATAGTGGCGAAGCTGCCATGCAAGTTCCCGGAAGAGGGGTGGGGAAGGGAGGTGTTGAGGCTGCAAGTACACCTGGTGGCGGCCAACTTGGCGGTGAAGAAAGGGAGGAGAGGTTGGGGAGGGAGGACTAAAGTGGTGGTTCTGAGCAAGTGTAGGCCGATGATGGAAATGTTCCGGTGCGATGACATGGTGGCCCGGGAAGGGGATTGGTGGTTTTTCCGGCCGGAGATGGGGAAGTTGGAGCAGAAGGTCTCCTTGCCTGTTGGGTCGTGCAAGTTGGCTTTGCCTCTCTGGGACAAAG GCATAGATGAAACCTACGATGCCTCAAAAATCCGCAGCCACACGAAGAAGACGGCCAGACGAGAAGCCTACGCCACCGTAATCCACTCCTCCGAATCCTACGTATGCGGCGCCATAACCCTGGCCCAGAGCCTCCGGCAAGCCGGCACGACCCGCGATCTCATCCTCCTCATGGACAACCACTCCATCTCCGACCCGAAGCGCGCCGCCCTCGCAGCCGCCGGCTGGCAGATCCGCTTCATCAAGCGCATCCGCAACCCCCGCGCCCAGAAGAAAACGTACAACGAGTACAACTACAGCAAGTTCCGCCTCTGGCAGCTCACCGACTACGACAAGATCGTCTTCATCGACTCCGACATTATCGTCCTCCGCAACCTCGACATCCTCTTCCGGTTCCCCCAGATATCGGCCACAGGCAACGACGCCTCCATCTTCAACTCCGGCATCATGGTCATCGAGCCCTCCAAGTGCACCTTCCGCATCCTCATGGACCTCCGCAACGACGTCGTCTCCTACAACGGCGGCGACCAGGGGTTCCTAAACGAGGTCTTCTTCTGGTGGCACCGCCTGCCGCGGCGGGTCAACTTTTTGAAGAACTTCTGGTCAAACTCCACGGTGGAGGCGGGGCTCAAGAACCAGCTGTTCGGGTCGGACCCTCCGAAGCTCTACTCCATCCACTACATCGGGTTGAAGCCATGGCTGTGCTACAGGGACTACGACTGCAACTGGGACATCGGGGACCAGAGGGTATACGCCAGCGAAGTGGCGCACAAGCGGTGGTGGAAGGTTCACGACGCCATGGACGATGGATTGCAGAAGTTCTGTGCGCTGACGCCGAGGAGGAAGTTTGAGCTGGAGTGGAATAGGAAGAAGGCCAGGGAGGCGGGTTTGCCCGGCGACTATTGGAAGATCAACGTTACGGATCCTAGACGGTTGGTTTGA